The genomic DNA ttgtAGCACAAAATTCAGAAATATTCATAGCGTGCGTATGGATTGGCATTCCCAAAATAAATCACGGTATTAATACACATAACCTGAGTCCAATACAATGAAAAATCCTTGTCAGGAGTTGTACTTGTATCAGTCATTGCAATAGGACCtggtggtttttggttttcccatccttgcatttactgtttcatattttttggtTGTCAAGGAACCAAAGTGGAGGAAGACGAACATAATATTGAGTGAATTGTTAGAATTCTCGTCAAGAGGTTTTCCCAGAGGATTTCGTGGAAGATTTCATAGAAGACTTATATTAAAGTGGATAATGATAGAGATTCTGCACTGAAGCATTTTTGAGGTGTGGTGGTGTTGCGATGGTTGGCGACCTAGGCGGAAACTGGGTGTTGATGTGGCGTGGTTTTGAGGGTGTTGGTATGTCTGAGATGGGGTTTTGGGGAATGGTGCGGTTGGGCTGAGGATTTGAGGGTGCCGATGGTGGTTTGGCTAGGTGTAAAGAGATGATACAAATTCATGTCAGCGAGAATGGCACCCGTTCTCCATTGCTGTAACTAAACTAAGGTCTAATAATAATtgctttttaaaattatatctTTGTTAAATCTAACAAAAAAATTCTTTAGGGTTGTTTTGGGAATATTGGTGGGTGAGGAAAGAGTTATGtgttttttcactttttatgcAGGGTGAGAATATAAGAtgggtgggaaaataagacaACGGGGTGAGTATAACaccactaaaaaaattaaaataaaacccaaCCAACCCTTTTCCacttgagattttttagtgtgacggGACAAGGTCGGTACACCAATTGTAATAATATAatgggttaatctcagtttactaccttgaagtttcatgattttcaacatttggtgcATGAAGTTTTTTCATTCCAGAGTCATAcctcaagtcttaattttgggacagttcAATACATCCATTAAGTTTTTCATTAGAACttctgttaactgatgatgGGACGTCCACATGGACAATAACTGagcgacacgtgtcaatataggcccacttcaatattaaaaaaattcaaaaatacaaaaacacaaaaaaaaaaaaaaaaaaaaccactcgTCTTCTACCTCCCCCCACCCCTCCCTTCCTTCTTTCCTTTGCAACCCGCAGTGAGGATCCTCCTCATCAAGCACATTGGactgttgaaattttatccaacggctacaattattataacttttagaggggccTTCTGTTTGTAgtcattggataaaatttcaacagcCCGATGGGCTTGGTTAAGAGGATCCTCACCCTTTGCTCAGGAGAGAATCCTGATCCGTATGTTTTGATATGGGTCTAATGTATTGCACATTCATAGGTAGGGTCTAATACGTAGAGCAATTAAAGTGtccataatttgaaaacaaaattgcatcGACTGTCGTTGAATGTTTTATCATGGCTCTTCCATAATTAACATGAAACTTTAAATTACACATCAAATCTtatcatttcataaaaaaactctcatcttttttagtgtaaaatatattgttgtattaaaaaaaaaaaaaagaagttactCATCAAATCTCATGGTTTAATAAAAAACTCTATCCGGctcatgttttgaattttcctcaCGATTCTTGCAGATTagtatccaaatttgaatttgaattcgcaTGAAGCTATGAGAACTataagtaattttacatgttttcgTTGAGTCGTTTACAAcagtaagcttcatttttgctAGTATTTGTTACATGATTCGTGAGTATTATACATTGATTGTCTTACGTAAGTAATTGCTCAAGATGCTTTTGACATTGATTGTGTTAGCTTCGGGGGCTTTTAACATTACCAAGATGGAAGACTACATCTTACTGTTAGAATTATGTAAAATTTCTTATTCCACCATGATAGGTAGTTACAATACGATAGGTggtttagcttgtacaagtgCTTATATGGCAGGTAGTTCGGACTGTAAAAATACTTatataataggtagtttagattataaaagATCAGTTGAAATCTAAGTTTACGTtgactaatattataatatgataggtagtttagcttgtacaagtacttatatgacatgtagtttagattataaaagtacttatataatAGGTAGCTTAGATTGTAAAAGATCAACTGAAATCTGGGTTTATGTCGACTAATAGGGTAcctgagttgaaaaaaaaaaatagaaaataatataactaatagCGAGGCCCCCCAAGAGATTTATAGGTGTctgaaattttggaaatgtcctaaattaattttaggaaatatttgGTGCGAATAGAATGACTCTAACTTTGGCTTATAGCACacaattttttgtgaaaaaaaaaatttgaaatttttagctttaagaaatattttgcgctggagttaaggaaaatattgcaaaaccttTGGATGTGATCCTACCGATTATTAGGtcttgaaactattttttattgattcttaaagtgagaaaatagaaaaatatctttaaatttaggttttaaatcattgactacaagtgtttaaaagtgaattataatatattttgcacggaaaaaatatatttggaaaaacacgaatatgataatttgttgttatggtaagagaaataaaaaaaacattaacaaaataaaaaaataaaaaaaaaccgaaaaataaaaaattgaaaaaggagGGATCGGTAAGAAGATAGCGACTTTTTCTGTTAATAGTCGCTATCTTTTTAGCGATTATTTTGAGAAAGAATAGTTagcaaagtaccgatcgtatcattttttttttctttttccattgaatagctatagtagagtaaaatagtaatcacaatGTAAAGTATaacctaacaacaaaaagtgtTGACACATGGAATCCTATTCAtggacctaaataaaaaaataactaaaaattggactaatctaattgttaggccataaaattgggaaatggatcatttccggatctcttccactaaatccacccaatcacctaattcggatccttgaaatttagttcaacggctaaagttattataacttttaaaggggtcCCCTGTTAGTAgccattggattaaatttcaagggcCTGAATTGATTGATTGGATGAATTTGGTGGAaaagatctggagaggatctctttctataaaattggacctatttcaagcTAGTTTATTTACACATACCAGATTTGTaaggaagaagttaatttaaaccacatattaatgaaactctttttgtcaactataaaagggtgaaaaaatatttttgtcttctattacaaaataaaattatggacaataaagtaatttgcacaaactaaattttacagttGTTTTTAAAAGTATCATCTACATGTAATCTTAATAAATCACCTACAAGAACTCTGGATTTTtacgggtgtattgttttatgaaacttcGAATTTCTACGgcacttattttcaaaacttcaagttcaAGTTTAAGTACGAACTCTAGGTTCATGATACCTGTAAACAAACGCAATATACATATGTAGTGAACGAGAATAGCTTTAGGACCTATGTGCGAAAAGAATGAATGACGACCCAAAATATGGGGCTATCGTGGCTTGCAGACCCAAAAGAGTGGTTGTTAGGTTGCTGGGCAACAAAGGAGAAGTAAATGGGTTAACAAATTATATACCCAATTATTGGGCtaagaaggaaaaatgaaaaacaagacCTAACCCATAGGCTTGTTATTTCATGtgagccaaaaataaaataaggcccaaaagaaaaaaaaaaaacaagtgggaCGGTTTGGTGCATATGCCCAATTGGATTGCGGGTCGACTGCAGGCAGCTTAGGTCTGTAAGAAAGGTGATGTAAAACGACTTTGTTTTGGACCTTAGAATTTTGGAACAGGAACGACTTGGCTCGGGCAGCGCGGCTTCAGGCTGCGGCTCCCATGCGtgtagggtttgaaaaaccccattttcttccttctcttatTCACACATATTCAATTCACCATAATTATAAGAACAATAAATTGAAGCTGAatctataatttgaaaaaaaaaaaaaaaacgtaaaattagagttcatgcttcatggtgaaTGTTTCAAGCAAtcattgctaaaaaaaaaatatcaaaattgaaaccatgttttatagattacttggattgcttgatgaatattgtgaatGACTTTGTAGTAAACAAGCATTCAGTTTCTTAGCTCAGTGTCAGGAGTGTGTTTAACAATGCGTTGTGGCCTAAATTAActaaaggagagagagaggggtggagttgcataaagagaaaatataggCTTGAGAATTACTGTGATGATATTTCTCCGTACCTTGTgccttttttaagaaaaataatggggTTACTTGCcctacaagtaatacaaagttgtgcctttttgttttttgtaattaatttttgaATTGTTTCTTACTAACATTAGTAGTTGTTGAGACTATAAATATTCAAGTAATGATTTCTGTTGTGACATTGGTGTGAATGCCCacataaaaaaaacaaccaCATATGGCTAAGGGTGGAAAGTGGAAGAATAGAAGTCAAAATTATATTGCATTAAAAGAGCGTATGCTTGTATCGTATGGGTAatacaaaaagatgaaaaacatAAAGTAATAATCATGTTTTCCTCATTTGTCCCTCTCTACGTTCATTTCTCTTATTTGAtactagtgaagaaaataaatagaataatACATGACTCCCGTTTCATTTCAATCTCTAACAACtctaataatatatataggtacGTATTATCtgataataacatgtttctaaatgctcaaggtaatcattatcttgaattagtcaaagctccaaaagactccaaaacaaaattgtcGAACATTGTAATACtttagcacattcaatcacatatattaaacattaGCCCGTTTTATCAATTATATTTTTCCTCTCAAgtgaggcatatatatatatatatattatatggccctttataaccaaatatatctcgggatactaaacctagttagaaactaatttttttttttgttttacatatattaaaatagacggttaaatgggtacccATTTATAACCGCGAGTAATATCCATAaccgtccatttaaatttcacaggtaaacggttatacccataaccatttatttttctaaatggTTACCCATAACTGTAATCgtcaaatttaaataaacagATAACCGCAGTTACCATAACCAATGGctatttgcccatccctaacCTGCACCCCttccctctcttctctcttctgcaCCTGCAACACCCTCTTCGGCTTTCCGTTTTCTCTCCCCCATTTTTATCCCCCCTTCACCATTCCTCTCCTAACCCCcaccctcctcttcctcctccttatCCTGCACCCCAACCCCCACACccttccctcccttctctccatTCCTCCTTATCCTATGTTCTCAAATAACAAATATATCCTCGCGAGCACAGTCTCTCTCGGTTCGAATTGAAACCCCCAAAACCACTCTCTCTTAAACCCTAACAAGAAATTCACTCTCCCCTCGCACACCACCGAGCTACCCTACCAACATCTTTAGAACTTgatctgataaaaaaaaaaaaaatcctcccATCTTCTTGCACTCTTCTACGTCTCTCGGCATCTCTTGTTGGAAtatgtggccaagtggccaactCACATCCACTTtcggctaataaaataataaggtggacaaaatcattgttgctttccttgttttggggaagaaaaaagggaaaagtaaAAGGGAAAAGTTTGGTTGTCTTCAACACCCGTGAGAGCTCTTTTTCGGTTTATAGGGAGAGTTGTAGAGAGAGAGGTGTAGATGAAGAGAGAAAAGGATGAAGAGgaaaaagcatccaaagagatggtgagagcatttggctctaccatgggcacgggtgagagaaatcaagagagctagagtgaaaggtctctagtgaaagaactcttggggtagagtgaggctcttgggaaaattctgtgagtgggtgtacaagggatatgggattgggttatgtcgatttaactcatgtgtaacttgtactgtttttctcatagtgaagagcaatatctctccgaggacgtaggcaggtttttgccgaacctcgtaaatttctcggtgtctttatttcttgtattttaaactattcaactgtgggtttgtatgttggtgaagataatcagccaaggcacaacatcTCTCTCGTCGGGTCTCAGGTAATGATTTGATTTTCTCCCTCGTAATTTTCTGCTTTGATGGGTggtttaaattttcaatttcttccaTGGAAGACGAAGGCATTTTAGTATCAGTACAActgtttgggttttgtttgaattttctaCCCAAATCTGGAAGGGGTGCGGGTTGCAGAGAGGGAAGAAGGAAGGGAGGGCGTTGGGGGAGGTAGACGACGAGCgggttttttgtattttttttataattttttaatattgaagtgGGCCTTAACACATGGCGCTCAATTATTATCTACGTGGACGCTACATCATCAGTTAATAGAAGTTTTAATGAATGTATGAAACTATCCCAAAATTTAAACTGGAGGTATGAttctaagataaaaaaaaatttcatgtaccaatgttgaaaaccacgaaatttCAGTTAGTAAATTGAGATTCACTCTAATATAATTGGTTAGATAcgaataaaatttctcattttcaAATTATACTCCCGCCCCTCTAGAAGTCGGATGGCACATATCCGTCTTCTGTCCTCTGTAACGCACTCTCAAGCATCATCTCCCCTATCTGTAATTTGTTCACGCCCCAACACCGAACCCTACACATCTGAGATATCGttcccctcttcttcttcctcgtacatcttcttcttctttttttggcaAGTCAAAGTTCTGTTTAGATAATTAGATGGCGattctgttagtttttcaaatttaagtACTTTTCCTTTTCCTACATCAATATAATTGATTGGACTGGGTTGTTATGTGGATCATGAAATTACAGTTATTTGGCATGTCCGAAAATGTTAGTTTTATACATTATGGATGAGTAACTCCATCAAAATTTTAGGTTATGCCGGATTGAGTAGTATGTATTTGACGTGGATTTTGGtgggtttgtttttttaatagcAGGCTTGAAGATTGGAAGAAGGTCTCCGATCCTAACAAGTACTTTATCTCCGACTTCGTTGGAATGGAGTAGACAGACGTAAGTAGTATGTATTTCCTATTTGATAACTTCATATTTGTAACCGTCATTGCATTATTACTTACCAGAAAATTTAGCAGAAAAATGGAATTTGGTTTTGTAACTGGATCTTTTGGTATTCGTGCAGTATGATCTTGGTTGTGACTAACTAGGGCTCTGGTCTTTAACTTAAGAACGTTCGACTTCTTGTCACAGTGCGATTGGAAAGGAGTTGGCAGCAGGAAACACAGTCATTTGAACTTGGTATCGTAATGGGGGATGTCGTTAGTAAAGCTGCAAATGGGGTCGGCGATCTACTTGAGAAAGCATTTTTGGCTCCATTTAAGACTATGTTCAATACCTCGTGCGAGTAAGTTGTATTGTTCTCTTTATTCTTGACCATGTTCTGTTCAACCAACCAGATGAcctaatttcagaaaaaaaattagtatgaTGCTTTATGTCCTACACCTTTGCCGGAATAGATGCTGACTTCATTTCATCTGCAGTAGTTTGTTTGTTACACTGACTCGGAGGCTTCCTATAAGTCTCTTTtgtataacatttttttttccattttctcgTAAACTTACTTAGATGGTAAAATATTTTGGTGAATTACTTTGTTGGCAGAAGGAATTTCTTCGTAATGCACTTCTTAAATATTGTAATGCCCTTCATGCTAGTACAGATATGCTATACATGAAGTTTAAGTTTATATGtccttgttttgccattggcgTTCATATTTTTACTTATTGATAGGCACTTTATGTTCTGAGGTTGTTGAGTGGACAATGCGTTAGGCTCGTAGGCATTGATGCAGATCGAAAGGGGAAGTATTCCTTTGCAAGATGGGAAGATGAACACTTCTCTGCTTGCATATGTTCATATTCAAGCAAAGATGATGTGACTGTATGCTAAATTTACCTTTGGATTATACTTCACAACTAATACTATAATATTTTCGATTCCGCAGGGATGTTTGTTCAGGACCCTGGGATTTGATTTGTTTCATTGAGCATCTTTGTGTCTCCAATCTATTGAGACTGTTAATGATATCGATCCTCTGCTACATAAGTAATTCTTCCttctttaattagtttaatcttAATTCCACTATTTTCTTCGATTCGAAGATTATCTCCGAAGAGCATTTAAATTTGAGCTTCACTTTCAGAAGGGTTGGTTTGTTGCTTAATtactcatatttttattttctttcagcTTTGTTGTTCTTTTATCTATTATTCAAGCTGGGAATCTTCCAATGCGTTGGAAAGAGCCTATGTAAAATGTGTTGGGCTGCATGTGAGACGTATTGGTTTGCATTGGAAGATATTACTTGTTTCTTGTGGTACAAGCTAAGGAACACTAGGAGGATAGACCGACGTCGTCACCGCCATCGCCGCCGCCGCCAATTTCGAGACATAGAACAAGGCTTCAGTTCGAGTGAAGAAAATGACTTGTGGGATAACCATCATAACTTAAACGTCAGTAGAAAGCGGAAGTCAGTCAGCAGGAGAAGAAAGGACAGGCTGCAGAGCTCGATTTACCCTTCAAGTAGGCATGATACTCGCAGCCATCGCCATGTAAGGTTAAAGTCTAGGGGAAGGTCTGTTCGTGTTGTGGGCAGGTCTCGAACGGTGAGAAGTTCTAGACGTCTTCAATTAAGCAAGGTGAGAACTGTTGGAAGGCAAGCCAGAACTTTGAAGAGGAGGAGAATTAGATGATTGTCTGTGATTCTGAAATTAGTTTGGAACTAGTATTGTATTTTGATTAGTTGAATTTAAGATATGATATATTTGATGAACATATGAGACTGGAAATCCTCGCGTATGAGGAGACAATGCGCGAATACCTCCCATCGGAGTCCAGAGACCATTTCTGAGAATCTGCAGGGGACAGATGAAGGCATATACCTTCAACAGAGGATGTTCAATTACCTCAGGTTCTTTCAGGTCTGCCCTATGATTAGCCTTGCAAGACAATTTCccaaaatattttgtattatttcttttttcttattcgCATCACACGTACATGTATTGATCATTTGTCTGATCAGAAAGGAAGTTCTAGACATTGGGTTTGTTAGGCACAAGTCTGATCAGATGCTGCAACCATTTTCTCTGTGGTAATCCCAGCATTGCATATGTTGGCTATAGCTCGCGTGTACTTCATTCCGTATGCAGATAAATGTCCACAGTACTTCTCATAAATATTCAACTGCATGGAAAGAACTCAAAATTAATAATCTCGGAGATAAAACTTGTTGATTTACTTCAAAAATATGAACAAAGAAGCACATTCACTTGCGTGTCGTCTGTATCGATTTGATGTATAGAATTAGAGGAGATGAACTTACAAAGTTCTTGAAGCAGTCCCAATTATCTACCACAGGTTGCCCCTGTGGCCTAACATTCATTAAAACGTTTGAGCTCTTCTCGTGTCCGAACAAAACCTCGCCCAGTTTCGTTATGCTATAGTCCACGTTTTTCCTAAGAGCAATTTCAAGCAGCAGCTGCTTCTGAGCAACCTGTTTCTCTTGAGATCCAGTAGGAGCTCTTTGCAGCTGAAACATATAGAACGAAAAATACAAATTGTCAAAAACATATGAAAAGTTCTCTATACGGAGAGTTTGGCATGTACTAAtcaatacatatatgtgtgtacATGAAAATTAAACACATTGAAGTTTGGAATTCAGAATAAAAGAAGAGCAGAAACCTTTTGCTGAAGGTAGAGGAGCTTCGTGTCACGTTGGTTAACAGCCCTTGAGAATGAAGGTGAAGAGATATCGCTGGTGGAAGTAAGGCTACGATTAGAAAGATCTACACCCATGTAAGCAAAGAGGAGCTCCGGTTTATGACTCATATCTCCATACTGCATAACATGCGAATTAATTGTTCTTCTCCGAACCTGTAATTCAATCGACATGGTCACATGGTCATATTATTCTAATTTCACCAACACTAGAGATGATATCCATAAATATTTTACATACgagaaattttcaaaatattacCCTTTGATATTGATTCTCCAAAGTTTCTTTATGCAAATCACTTATGTCACTGCTCTCAAATGTGAAGATATGGTCCAAAAGTCACCAAAACAACAAAGTAATTAGTATGAGCATTTGATCGAAAAAGTATTTGAAACTGGCAAAATAATGTACTCTGTTTCATTAGAACAGCATTTTCATAAAGAAAGGCACCGCTTTACCAATCCTCCATCCAGGAAATGCTATACAAGTCTCCCAAACAAGTATCAAACTCGGCAGGAACTGATAGGTCACCGGGACAATATGTTCCATAACTACTCTCTTCTGCATTCGATGCGGTGGTAGCATAAATATTCAGATTACTTGAAAGGAGGCCCTCAAACATGCTCCCTGCCTCGCAAGCTTCAATGTAAAatacctaattttttttttttccacataaATACATCAAAACCTCagaaaatacatgaaaatcatcaaaaaaagagttgaaaactTCAGTAAGACTGTTACTCAAGTGAAAATTCTCACCATGCTTTTGTAACCTTTAGAAGCATTCTTCTTCTGTAGTACACGTATGAGATCTTTCGCATAAACATAATCGCTAGGCATCCCTGAACACAATATACTGTTTATATGCAACCCGAAGAACAAAATTTACTGAATTTATGGGACTATATAAGAtcactaaatatatattttcaaagttaataaaattaaaataaaaaaaagctacAAATTACCAAGTAATCCTACAGAACCATGGTCTGCATAATATATGAAAACATGGTCATTCGGACCGCTACTTAGAACCTTGCCACTTCCTCCGGTGAGAGCACTTTTGTCTCCGAGAATAACAGCATAGAGATTGCGTGCGTTAACGTGAGTTCCTGTATAATCCtgcattagaaaaaaaaaatacttacagGTAATTAAACAATGTTAAACTAACAAATTAACCAGctagaaattaaaaatcaaactcaGAACATTAGTTACAACCTTGGGAACTCCTTTATAAACATCAGGTCCGTTTGGCTTGTTGATGATGACACCTTTTCGAGGATTTTCCGAGTTGTACGCGATATCATCGTACATGAAAACGATGATGTTCTCGTCTTTCAGTCCTCCTTTTTTAAGTATCTGGTACGCATGGCATATGTCAGCCTGCATGGAACGATAAAAGATTAAGACGTAACCCTAATTTTTATTACTTGTAACATAACTAAGATAAATAATTTACTAATAATActataaataatcaaaattttggaCAAGCTTAAACCTGGTGCCTATAGTTGTAGTAACCATTTGATCCTGCAACAAGAACTGCCCATCTTTTTCCCTTACCAGCAGTGGTACTTGGAGAGCCATTGTTATCTCCATTAATTTCAGGGAAGCACAAGCTTCCATGAATAGCCAAACTTAACAAAGTAAGAGATAGTAAAACCACACAATAACCTTGATTAGCCATGATCTGCAGATTAACCTTGACAAACCAATAGCCAAACTCTCAAGTCAAGTGCGAATACATGCTCTTTTAATGAGGGAGTCAATTTATAGATGTCTTACGGTTGAAATGAATGGTTCAGATTAAATCTCCCCTACGTGCTCAAGAAGGAAATGCATGTCTAAAATCTTCTGAGGAATAGTTGTTTCAAACTTCATCAACCCACTCAACTCTTCATAATCAACTTGGTGATCCTAGACGTACGTGGCACACCATATCATGGATTAATactaacaaatataatgaaatacTCCAACCATCCATTAAGGACAACGATTTGTCATTTGTCAACCTCACATATAGTGTAAAAGATAATCGTTTATTACATTATAGTTTAATAGTATTTCTCTATATTTTAAATATGAGGTTTAGAGTACTTCTAGTGTATAAAGGTCCCTCTTGGCAACGtgaaatttttttgtctttattacattgatatttttacattaagggaagggggagtttttgttttgttttttatgttgtttttagtacatcgatattggGAATGAGGAATTTGGCTAATCCATACAATGAGCAGCTTAATCtggtatcgaattcgttatccacgagattcgaacctaagacctctcacttccaactaagtgaagagaaataccaccaaACCGTAGTATAGTGTGGCTAATCAAGTGAATAGTAATCgtctttaatgaacagtaattgtctATTGCATTTTCtctcctaaaactgaatagccaagacaattcgtattaaaatattagtattttttatttattttataaaataataaaaaaatgattctattttttaatttcgaacaggtttaattttaaataaagtgtcaaattcaaaaaatacaaattacacaaagtaccaaattaaataaatgcaAAATTACATAAAgcaccaaattaaataaatacgaaattacataaagtactaaattaaaatacaaattacATACCAAACGGTGTTATTAACTTAAAattaataggaaaaaaaaattcaaattacatgtttatagaaagaaaaaaaatcataatttttttttaaaattgtaattaatttttaatatttttaaaatttttattaacttaGTTAGTCTGGAGTGTTGgattacaaaaattgaaatccaaTAGTCGAGATTTTGACACATGGCCCAAtggtaacatttttttttttttttttaaagccgAAGAATGTGGGCTGTTGATCTAGAAATCAAATGTCCAGATTGTGCCGCATCAAACGGTAATTGAGTGGGATGCCACGCGAGCCCCAACGTTTGAAATGCTGTCGGAGACGCTCTCCCACGCACGCATGTTGTCCATGCGCCTGACGCAAATTCTTTTAGAATGTGGCTAACGTCAGCTTTGCATCACTTCCCCCTCAGGTGCTCAGGCCTTGGACTTCTGCCTAACCTCTACCACAGGTTCCTCCTCAGCCCAATTGCCCAACTGGGCTGGCGTGACTTTAGGTGCAGTTGGCTTGCAATTGTTGCTAATCCACAGGGCTATTGCCCACAATGGACTTGCTCTTATGTTCAATCCTTCCAAATGACAAGCTTAATACtacagtctagtagtattcatcttcacttataagtgcaTGGTAGGTCATAGGTTTCGACTCCATTTAATTCGATACCAAACTATGGTTGACTCATTGTATGACTTATCCAAA from Pyrus communis chromosome 17, drPyrComm1.1, whole genome shotgun sequence includes the following:
- the LOC137721870 gene encoding vacuolar-processing enzyme-like translates to MANQGYCVVLLSLTLLSLAIHGSLCFPEINGDNNGSPSTTAGKGKRWAVLVAGSNGYYNYRHQADICHAYQILKKGGLKDENIIVFMYDDIAYNSENPRKGVIINKPNGPDVYKGVPKDYTGTHVNARNLYAVILGDKSALTGGSGKVLSSGPNDHVFIYYADHGSVGLLGMPSDYVYAKDLIRVLQKKNASKGYKSMVFYIEACEAGSMFEGLLSSNLNIYATTASNAEESSYGTYCPGDLSVPAEFDTCLGDLYSISWMEDCDISDLHKETLENQYQRVRRRTINSHVMQYGDMSHKPELLFAYMGVDLSNRSLTSTSDISSPSFSRAVNQRDTKLLYLQQKLQRAPTGSQEKQVAQKQLLLEIALRKNVDYSITKLGEVLFGHEKSSNVLMNVRPQGQPVVDNWDCFKNFLNIYEKYCGHLSAYGMKYTRAIANICNAGITTEKMVAASDQTCA
- the LOC137721871 gene encoding uncharacterized protein; protein product: MGDVVSKAANGVGDLLEKAFLAPFKTMFNTSCEDVCSGPWDLICFIEHLCVSNLLRLLMISILCYITLLFFYLLFKLGIFQCVGKSLCKMCWAACETYWFALEDITCFLWYKLRNTRRIDRRRHRHRRRRQFRDIEQGFSSSEENDLWDNHHNLNVSRKRKSVSRRRKDRLQSSIYPSSRHDTRSHRHVRLKSRGRSVRVVGRSRTVRSSRRLQLSKVRTVGRQARTLKRRRIR